The Ruficoccus amylovorans genome has a segment encoding these proteins:
- a CDS encoding FCD domain-containing protein, with translation MKPAKNLKQEAMEHIHQMLQSGQLGWGDRVSEEAIAQQIGISRTPVREALHIFCEMGVFRRLARFGTVVRIPEAREIEELFEIRVALEGYAVAEAIKYISPQEIARLEETCNRMRELDTELLKNQSKRLSPENISTLYMADHDFHLGIIRATGNRMLLKNVSDNRMLTRLLSFRVSRFGETNVSHIHAQHRAIFEAIQAKDGPKARELLEAHIRESKHGSVTDIKKELDALAEKESQHLGLSEIY, from the coding sequence GTGAAACCTGCCAAGAATCTCAAACAGGAAGCAATGGAGCACATCCACCAGATGCTCCAAAGTGGCCAGTTGGGCTGGGGAGACCGCGTCTCCGAAGAAGCCATCGCCCAACAGATCGGCATCAGCCGTACCCCGGTGCGCGAGGCCCTGCACATCTTCTGCGAGATGGGCGTGTTCCGCCGGCTCGCGCGTTTCGGGACGGTCGTGCGCATCCCCGAAGCCCGCGAGATCGAGGAGTTATTCGAGATCCGCGTCGCACTCGAAGGCTACGCCGTCGCCGAGGCGATCAAGTACATCAGCCCGCAGGAAATCGCCCGCCTGGAGGAGACCTGCAACCGCATGCGCGAGCTGGACACCGAACTGCTCAAAAACCAGAGTAAACGGCTCAGCCCGGAGAATATCAGCACGCTCTATATGGCCGACCACGACTTCCACCTGGGAATTATCCGGGCGACCGGCAACCGCATGCTGCTCAAGAACGTAAGTGATAACCGCATGCTGACGCGCCTGCTCAGTTTCCGGGTGTCGCGCTTTGGTGAAACCAACGTCAGCCACATCCACGCCCAGCACCGGGCGATCTTCGAAGCCATTCAGGCCAAGGACGGCCCCAAGGCCCGCGAACTGCTCGAAGCCCACATTCGCGAGAGTAAGCACGGCTCCGTCACCGACATTAAGAAAGAGCTCGATGCGCTCGCCGAAAAGGAGAGCCAACACCTCGGCCTTTCCGAGATTTACTGA
- a CDS encoding FG-GAP repeat domain-containing protein: MTLTKNQSLFSASLALLTLVAGLATASAQDYRELTPLRVQDDTIHPLSVGFTGRSLIPWFGPDEAPAILIGTHGEYFPVRVNLYRATGHDGSGKAYALPDGYPLYEAIPFDEENLGPAAAIGAGGYQTIPRESGLFDLIRFKSDGPYYYRNVGQPGQPDFAEPYAIKMAEEIPSNGKWIADVTGDSIPDMIVGGLPNKALRFNQYPDWPEEKGPWSGSEHPNMGSLPDTDIQNFRGYDIAGNWMGMPVRKYLWWAKGSLNDQHELEFGAFLPVRYGQTDYKVQLQDFGAQLSPVVIDVEGQQYIALFTGVDKSIALPLRGEDNGELRTGKAVSLMKGNAPLETVNLPNVIGLADMNGDGYDDIVVGSGANGRLTVISGKRMGEFEEMGNIFTRGGLVAGDTLGVPIRGDWDNDGYPDIVLGDGSGFYSLWRGTEDPLVYQSCDFFYTDSGVVRHRPLDGNLQGSNEDAWSYTQPELFDWDGDGHLDLISNDNEAKLFLYRGDGTPHVTEPERFMYEGKPLPIAWRSRPAVIEGKYGLAGDDRNCLLFMTWDRKLAYAVPEENGSLNIEKIVEVPYEGGLPMVLSGPAGLSGRLKFAVADWDEDGVWDVVSGVQSSLQKYFRQGADESPSSAPYWFRNVGTNDNPVFEPARLITFKDGEPIMVKKHEFSAFPTDLDGDGHLDLIFGEDEGFVFYLMRDQLAWDESVERLKQAMTAEAEIRNDTASLQPGLIFREGWDYPSGPVKEGSLNGGKGWNGPWEIQARKAEILDTPLHASGGFAANRQGRFIQISGEGKDNASIRRQLAQPFNIQQVEPLTLVYTIDWEREDNADNLGNEAIALLNLCNPLGNSLISIGTTSNEELEVRFGSASQKTPTSLSFVGSWTLRAEIDLNPTGEPTEVRVIVGTGKLPASIRSDQWHLKASGKAEGVVSSVILNVGKFAGRVDFENLALTAE, translated from the coding sequence ATGACCCTGACAAAAAACCAGTCGCTCTTTTCCGCCAGCCTCGCGCTGCTGACGTTGGTAGCCGGACTGGCCACCGCCTCCGCCCAAGACTACCGCGAACTGACGCCTTTGCGCGTCCAGGATGACACCATCCACCCGCTCTCAGTGGGCTTCACCGGACGTTCGCTCATCCCGTGGTTTGGCCCGGATGAGGCCCCGGCCATCCTCATCGGCACCCACGGCGAGTACTTCCCCGTCCGCGTCAACCTCTACCGCGCCACCGGACACGACGGCAGCGGCAAAGCCTACGCGCTCCCCGACGGCTATCCACTCTACGAAGCCATCCCCTTCGATGAGGAAAACCTCGGACCGGCAGCGGCCATCGGGGCAGGCGGCTACCAAACGATCCCCCGCGAGAGCGGGCTTTTCGACCTGATCCGCTTCAAATCAGATGGCCCCTATTACTATCGCAACGTCGGCCAGCCCGGCCAGCCGGATTTTGCCGAGCCTTACGCCATCAAGATGGCCGAAGAGATCCCCTCCAACGGCAAATGGATCGCCGACGTGACCGGCGACAGCATCCCCGACATGATCGTCGGCGGCCTGCCCAACAAGGCCCTGCGCTTTAACCAATACCCGGACTGGCCGGAAGAAAAAGGGCCCTGGTCGGGCAGCGAACACCCCAACATGGGTTCGCTGCCCGACACCGACATCCAGAACTTCCGCGGCTACGACATCGCCGGGAACTGGATGGGCATGCCCGTACGCAAGTACCTGTGGTGGGCCAAAGGGAGTCTCAACGATCAGCACGAGCTGGAGTTCGGCGCGTTCCTCCCCGTCCGCTACGGTCAGACCGATTACAAGGTGCAGTTGCAGGACTTCGGGGCGCAGCTCTCGCCCGTGGTCATCGATGTCGAAGGCCAGCAGTACATCGCCCTCTTCACTGGTGTTGACAAGTCCATCGCCCTCCCCCTGCGCGGCGAGGACAACGGCGAACTGCGCACCGGCAAGGCCGTCTCCCTGATGAAGGGCAACGCCCCGCTGGAAACAGTCAACCTCCCCAACGTCATCGGCCTGGCCGATATGAACGGCGACGGCTACGACGACATCGTCGTCGGCTCCGGCGCGAACGGGCGGCTCACCGTCATCAGCGGCAAGCGCATGGGCGAGTTCGAGGAGATGGGCAACATCTTCACCCGTGGCGGGCTCGTCGCCGGGGACACCCTCGGGGTACCCATCCGCGGCGACTGGGATAACGATGGTTACCCGGACATCGTCCTGGGCGATGGTTCCGGCTTCTACTCGCTGTGGCGCGGCACCGAAGACCCGCTCGTTTACCAGTCCTGTGACTTCTTCTACACCGATTCCGGCGTGGTCCGGCACCGCCCTCTTGACGGCAACCTTCAGGGCAGCAACGAGGACGCCTGGAGCTACACCCAGCCTGAGCTTTTCGACTGGGACGGCGACGGCCATCTCGACCTCATCTCCAATGACAACGAGGCCAAGCTCTTCCTCTACCGCGGCGACGGCACCCCCCACGTCACGGAGCCCGAACGCTTCATGTACGAGGGCAAGCCGCTGCCGATCGCCTGGCGCAGCCGCCCCGCCGTCATCGAGGGCAAGTACGGCCTGGCCGGAGACGACCGCAACTGCCTGCTGTTCATGACTTGGGACCGCAAGCTCGCCTACGCCGTCCCCGAGGAAAACGGAAGCCTCAACATTGAGAAGATAGTGGAAGTCCCCTACGAGGGCGGCTTGCCGATGGTGCTCTCAGGCCCGGCCGGTCTATCCGGTCGCCTCAAGTTCGCCGTCGCCGACTGGGACGAAGACGGCGTCTGGGACGTAGTTAGCGGCGTCCAGAGCAGCCTGCAAAAGTACTTCCGCCAGGGAGCAGACGAATCGCCCAGCTCAGCCCCGTACTGGTTTCGCAATGTCGGCACCAACGACAACCCGGTCTTTGAACCGGCCCGCCTGATTACCTTCAAGGACGGCGAGCCCATCATGGTCAAGAAGCACGAGTTCAGCGCCTTCCCCACCGACCTCGACGGCGACGGCCACCTCGACCTCATTTTCGGCGAAGACGAGGGCTTTGTTTTCTACCTCATGCGCGACCAGCTCGCCTGGGACGAGTCCGTCGAAAGGCTCAAGCAGGCCATGACGGCCGAGGCCGAAATACGCAACGACACCGCTAGCCTCCAGCCCGGTCTCATCTTCCGCGAAGGCTGGGACTACCCGTCCGGCCCAGTCAAGGAAGGCTCCCTCAACGGCGGAAAGGGCTGGAACGGCCCCTGGGAAATTCAGGCTCGCAAGGCCGAGATCCTTGACACGCCCCTCCACGCCAGCGGTGGCTTCGCCGCCAACCGGCAGGGCCGCTTTATCCAGATATCCGGGGAGGGTAAAGACAACGCCAGCATCCGCCGACAACTCGCCCAGCCTTTTAATATCCAGCAAGTCGAGCCCCTCACCCTCGTCTATACCATCGACTGGGAACGCGAAGACAACGCCGACAACCTCGGCAACGAAGCCATCGCCCTGCTCAACCTCTGCAACCCGCTCGGCAACAGCCTGATCTCCATCGGCACCACTTCCAACGAAGAGCTGGAAGTCCGCTTCGGCAGCGCCTCTCAGAAAACACCGACCAGCCTGAGCTTCGTCGGCAGTTGGACCCTGAGGGCCGAGATCGACCTGAACCCCACAGGAGAACCGACCGAAGTACGCGTCATCGTCGGCACGGGAAAGCTTCCGGCCAGCATCCGATCGGACCAGTGGCACCTCAAAGCCAGCGGCAAAGCCGAAGGCGTCGTCAGTTCGGTCATCCTCAACGTCGGCAAATTCGCGGGCCGGGTCGATTTCGAGAACCTCGCCCTTACCGCTGAGTAA
- a CDS encoding glycoside hydrolase family 2 protein, whose amino-acid sequence MADISTPLNDWTLRAAPVNTQQEQALDIPRAACTKIPAPGGGLIHQSLIRADIIKDPLIGENCFECEWTENCDWVYETSFDRPSEPDEKTRIELRFESLDGIATVRLNGETVARHRNSYRPLVVDVTDKLLPSRNQLEVHLSQGLDQIGIEESTAPDGVQFATEESLGYRDHRGEPRRIFLRKPAFGFGWDWNPRVATLGLAGSVQLVTSRAARIESLSGSTLSLSPEGASVKACVELNGLHYYSSTDARLTVELIGPDGTEVARKSRPLLVCSGFSEVDVHFFISNPRLWWPRGSGKQYLHTLRARLEDASGQTLSLVERQMGIRTLRLLSAETFAFEINGKKIFCQGGNWVPPDVIYTRADAERYRSILCSAADANMNMLRVWGGGRYEPDYFYETCDRLGLLVWQDFMFACSPYPDHLDWFRQEVAEEARYQVRRLSGHACLALWCGSNENTWAMCDWWGGKTRRGAHLYNDILPRAVRANAPHVPYWVGSPYGGETPNQYGVGNNHFWKEPGGTLCPDPTLRTDLTGHDRSGSFFISEYGYHGPCSLAETRRYLGTKDFDRRSRSWIHHTNTRSYENTLRMAVEQLYGIDLAAASNQDYLLYGSLWQGVAYAYSLDAARFRPECSGAIIWMLNEAWGEAGWGIIDHSLARKTAWYFVRRALAPLRLILRRDADTGRVDLMLHNQPGTPTDYAVELRANFPDGRILTLAQANGRAKRERQIVLSLEEAIPADAFVSAHGKAGEQALDSVLLWPGSFTALLDGDDAQPRLAIHPADNFEDSQTLALTLEADRFVHGVHFMLGEHVLPASDQYLDLFAGEARTVKLACPAKDAARLRIGWVGSHCRPENHCLNKLHTINVI is encoded by the coding sequence ATGGCTGATATTTCTACACCGTTGAACGACTGGACGCTTCGCGCCGCACCGGTTAATACCCAACAAGAACAAGCCCTCGACATCCCACGAGCGGCTTGCACGAAGATTCCTGCCCCCGGCGGAGGGCTCATTCACCAGTCCCTCATCCGCGCTGACATAATCAAAGACCCTCTGATCGGTGAGAACTGCTTCGAGTGCGAGTGGACCGAGAATTGCGACTGGGTTTACGAGACAAGCTTTGACCGCCCGTCGGAACCGGACGAGAAGACCCGCATCGAGTTGAGATTTGAATCGCTCGACGGCATCGCAACCGTACGGCTCAACGGCGAAACCGTCGCCCGCCACCGCAACAGCTACCGCCCGCTGGTCGTTGACGTGACGGACAAGCTCCTCCCCTCCCGCAACCAACTCGAAGTCCACTTGAGCCAGGGGCTCGACCAGATCGGTATCGAGGAGAGTACCGCGCCGGACGGCGTGCAGTTCGCGACGGAGGAAAGCCTCGGCTACCGCGACCACCGGGGAGAACCCCGACGCATTTTCCTGCGCAAGCCTGCCTTCGGCTTCGGCTGGGACTGGAATCCCCGCGTGGCCACGCTGGGGCTGGCCGGGAGCGTGCAACTGGTCACCAGCCGGGCGGCACGGATTGAATCCCTGAGCGGATCTACCCTTTCGCTCTCGCCGGAAGGGGCGAGCGTCAAAGCCTGTGTGGAGCTCAACGGTCTCCACTACTACAGCAGCACGGACGCCCGCCTGACCGTCGAGCTCATCGGTCCCGACGGCACTGAAGTAGCCCGCAAATCCCGGCCCTTGCTGGTCTGCTCGGGCTTCAGCGAGGTGGACGTTCATTTTTTCATCTCCAACCCTCGCCTGTGGTGGCCCCGAGGCTCCGGCAAGCAGTACCTGCACACCCTGCGTGCCCGACTCGAAGACGCTTCCGGCCAGACGCTTTCCCTCGTTGAGCGCCAGATGGGCATCCGTACCCTGCGTTTGCTCAGCGCCGAGACGTTCGCCTTCGAGATCAACGGAAAGAAAATCTTCTGCCAGGGCGGCAACTGGGTTCCCCCCGATGTCATTTACACGCGCGCCGACGCCGAGCGTTACCGCTCCATCCTCTGCTCTGCCGCCGACGCCAACATGAACATGCTTCGCGTCTGGGGAGGCGGCCGCTACGAGCCCGATTATTTCTACGAAACCTGTGACCGGCTCGGGCTGCTTGTCTGGCAGGACTTCATGTTCGCCTGCTCGCCCTACCCCGACCATCTTGATTGGTTCCGCCAGGAGGTAGCCGAAGAGGCGCGCTACCAGGTGCGTCGGCTTTCCGGGCATGCCTGCCTCGCCCTTTGGTGCGGCAGCAACGAAAACACCTGGGCCATGTGCGACTGGTGGGGCGGAAAAACCCGACGCGGCGCGCACCTCTACAACGACATCCTCCCCCGCGCCGTCCGGGCAAATGCTCCGCATGTCCCTTACTGGGTTGGCTCCCCCTACGGCGGCGAGACTCCTAACCAATACGGCGTCGGCAACAATCACTTCTGGAAAGAGCCCGGCGGCACCCTCTGCCCCGACCCCACCCTGCGCACCGACCTGACCGGCCATGACCGCTCGGGCAGCTTTTTTATCTCCGAGTACGGCTACCACGGCCCCTGCTCGCTGGCGGAAACCCGACGCTATCTGGGCACGAAAGACTTCGACCGCCGCTCGCGCTCGTGGATCCACCACACCAATACCCGCAGCTACGAAAACACACTCCGCATGGCGGTGGAGCAACTTTACGGCATCGACCTGGCGGCAGCTTCCAACCAAGACTACCTGCTCTACGGCAGCCTCTGGCAAGGGGTGGCCTATGCCTACTCGCTGGATGCCGCCCGCTTCCGCCCAGAATGCTCCGGGGCCATCATCTGGATGTTGAACGAAGCCTGGGGCGAGGCCGGTTGGGGCATCATTGACCACAGCCTGGCCCGCAAGACTGCCTGGTATTTCGTCCGGCGCGCGCTCGCGCCCCTGCGCCTGATCCTGCGACGCGACGCGGACACGGGCCGGGTCGATCTCATGTTGCACAACCAGCCGGGCACGCCGACGGATTACGCGGTCGAACTCCGCGCCAACTTCCCCGACGGTCGCATCCTGACGCTCGCGCAGGCCAACGGACGCGCCAAACGCGAACGCCAGATCGTCCTCTCCCTGGAGGAAGCCATCCCGGCGGATGCGTTTGTCTCCGCCCACGGCAAGGCCGGGGAACAGGCACTCGACAGCGTGCTTCTGTGGCCCGGCAGTTTTACGGCTCTGCTCGACGGCGACGACGCCCAGCCCCGGCTCGCCATCCACCCGGCGGATAATTTCGAGGACAGTCAAACCCTCGCCCTGACCTTGGAGGCGGACCGTTTTGTCCACGGCGTCCACTTTATGCTCGGCGAGCATGTGCTCCCAGCCAGCGACCAGTACCTCGACCTTTTCGCAGGAGAAGCACGGACTGTGAAACTCGCCTGCCCGGCCAAGGACGCCGCCCGCCTGCGCATCGGCTGGGTCGGCAGCCATTGCCGCCCCGAAAACCATTGCCTGAACAAACTACATACAATCAATGTAATTTAG
- a CDS encoding sialate O-acetylesterase, producing the protein MKIPRPRFFYHLQFAILSLLLPLSSGWAALTLGVPFQNGAVLQHGKPVPVWGTAAPGETVTVEFAGQKATAKANQQGEWKLNLQPLAISLQGAEMKVSTQQQTQSLKDIVVGDVWVCAGQSNMAFKVRQTDNAAKAMASAHHPLIRQLLVATNTGQDKPQNTVAAQWTAAQPDTVGEFSGVAYFFGRELNESLDIPIGLMNASVGGTGVEAWTSDEALRGDPNYPAIEGRWEQVIAEYPAKMEQFKKNVEAWKAARREAEEKGTTPLPRAPRRPDGPDSRNRPSTLFNGMVHPLIPYAISGFIWYQGEHNAFRSTEYASLFKTMITQWRRDFDQGDLPFYFVQLPNRDLESDGSRVAWAALRLEQAKALDLPNTGMAVTFDVGDSRDTHPKNKLDVGRRLAWIALARTYGKDIPYASPMLKNVQVEGSTLRLSFDSPDGLQLREGVLPAFEIAGSDGFYYVAHVRLSGNAVLLSSPSVKQPVAARYAWSNDPPVSLYSQAGLPAAPFSIDTRNPDNGSH; encoded by the coding sequence ATGAAGATCCCCCGGCCCCGCTTTTTCTACCATCTCCAGTTTGCCATCCTCTCCTTGCTCCTGCCGCTATCATCGGGTTGGGCCGCATTGACACTGGGTGTACCCTTTCAGAATGGAGCCGTCCTTCAGCACGGCAAGCCGGTCCCGGTCTGGGGCACCGCTGCCCCCGGCGAAACCGTGACGGTTGAATTCGCCGGGCAAAAGGCGACCGCCAAGGCCAATCAACAGGGCGAATGGAAACTCAACCTTCAACCGCTCGCCATCTCCCTCCAGGGCGCGGAAATGAAGGTAAGCACCCAGCAACAAACGCAGAGCCTGAAGGACATTGTCGTGGGCGATGTGTGGGTGTGCGCGGGACAGTCGAACATGGCCTTCAAGGTCCGCCAGACGGACAACGCCGCCAAGGCAATGGCCTCCGCCCATCACCCCCTGATCCGGCAGTTGCTCGTCGCCACGAACACCGGGCAGGATAAGCCGCAAAACACGGTCGCGGCCCAGTGGACTGCGGCCCAGCCCGATACGGTCGGGGAATTTTCCGGCGTGGCCTACTTCTTCGGACGCGAGTTGAACGAATCGCTCGACATCCCCATCGGGCTCATGAACGCCAGCGTCGGCGGCACCGGGGTTGAAGCCTGGACCAGCGACGAGGCGCTGCGCGGCGACCCGAACTACCCCGCCATCGAAGGGCGCTGGGAACAAGTGATCGCGGAATACCCCGCCAAAATGGAGCAGTTCAAAAAAAACGTTGAAGCCTGGAAAGCCGCCCGCCGGGAGGCGGAGGAAAAAGGCACCACACCGCTCCCCCGGGCTCCCCGCCGCCCCGACGGCCCCGACAGCCGGAACAGGCCCTCCACCCTGTTCAACGGCATGGTCCACCCGCTCATTCCCTACGCCATCAGCGGCTTCATCTGGTATCAGGGCGAGCACAACGCCTTTCGCAGCACGGAGTACGCCAGCCTTTTCAAGACCATGATCACCCAGTGGCGACGGGATTTCGATCAGGGTGATTTACCGTTTTACTTCGTGCAGCTCCCGAACCGCGACCTTGAGAGCGATGGTTCCCGCGTCGCCTGGGCCGCGCTCCGCCTGGAGCAAGCCAAGGCGCTCGATCTCCCCAATACCGGGATGGCCGTCACCTTCGACGTGGGTGACTCCCGGGACACGCACCCGAAAAACAAGCTGGATGTCGGACGTCGTCTGGCCTGGATTGCCCTCGCCCGTACCTACGGCAAGGACATCCCTTACGCCAGTCCTATGCTGAAAAACGTCCAGGTGGAGGGAAGCACCCTGCGCCTGAGCTTCGACAGCCCGGACGGACTTCAGCTCCGCGAAGGCGTGTTGCCAGCCTTTGAAATCGCCGGTAGCGACGGCTTCTACTATGTCGCCCACGTCCGCCTGAGCGGCAATGCCGTGCTGCTCTCCTCCCCGTCGGTGAAGCAGCCCGTCGCCGCCCGCTACGCCTGGTCCAACGATCCGCCAGTCTCCCTCTACAGTCAGGCAGGCCTGCCCGCCGCCCCTTTCTCCATCGACACCCGCAACCCTGACAACGGCAGCCACTAG
- a CDS encoding sodium:solute symporter family transporter, with the protein MFASSFKIFDLLVIFFYFAAIGGMGYYFSRRPKTTSNYFLGGNHLPAWAIGLSMVATSISSVTFIALPAAAYALDWRQLVPHLANPLVAIIAIWLLVPFFRKNAQTSAFEYIEKRFGTLARLYTAFMFLLGQSIRLGSILYLITIPVHLITGISPFWIMAITGGFVAMYTILGGIEAVVWTDVVQALVLYFGGLVALYTMIQGIEGGFSGMVSVATEHHKFGLGPLHWDPSERTFWALLIVGVTQWTLGYTGDQNVIQRYLAAKNTKEARKATILCAFLSLPTWAFFFLIGTALYVYYLQNPDPAIANLQSDAVMPQFIIDKIPTGLSGLVIAGVLSAAMSSLSSSLNSFATVATVDFVRPYFLKNRTDAYYAWVARALTLVASALMFLIAFAFTFIEKESFFDLSMKIMGLLGGVVLSFFVLGIFAPKVQKKPLWQAFSVAIFLNFYLLGIELKWVDNYLPFSIHPYWVMALVNAVMIVLALILAIFQQPKKPTPDSLSIFGRQTNNPLPTSPIHRE; encoded by the coding sequence ATGTTTGCCTCATCCTTCAAGATCTTCGATCTGCTCGTCATCTTTTTCTATTTTGCGGCGATTGGCGGCATGGGATACTATTTCTCCCGCAGGCCAAAGACTACGAGCAACTACTTCCTGGGAGGCAATCATCTGCCAGCTTGGGCCATCGGCCTTTCCATGGTAGCGACATCAATTAGCTCGGTCACTTTTATCGCGCTGCCCGCCGCGGCCTACGCACTGGATTGGCGTCAGTTGGTGCCCCACCTGGCCAATCCCCTCGTGGCGATCATTGCCATCTGGCTACTGGTGCCCTTTTTCAGGAAGAACGCACAGACCTCGGCTTTCGAATATATCGAGAAGCGCTTCGGCACCCTGGCGCGCCTCTACACCGCGTTCATGTTCCTGCTCGGACAGTCCATTCGTCTTGGCTCGATCCTCTACCTGATCACGATTCCCGTCCACCTCATTACGGGCATTTCGCCATTCTGGATCATGGCGATCACCGGTGGCTTTGTCGCAATGTACACCATTCTCGGCGGTATTGAAGCGGTAGTGTGGACGGATGTCGTGCAGGCTCTGGTCCTCTACTTTGGCGGACTTGTTGCCTTGTACACGATGATACAAGGTATCGAGGGCGGTTTTTCAGGGATGGTTTCGGTTGCGACAGAACATCATAAATTTGGGCTTGGTCCCTTACACTGGGACCCAAGCGAACGCACATTCTGGGCGTTGCTGATCGTAGGCGTCACGCAGTGGACGCTCGGATACACAGGGGACCAAAACGTCATCCAACGTTATCTGGCCGCAAAAAACACCAAGGAAGCGCGTAAGGCGACGATCCTATGCGCATTCCTGAGCCTGCCCACTTGGGCCTTCTTCTTCCTGATTGGAACTGCCCTCTACGTTTACTACCTGCAGAACCCCGATCCGGCCATCGCGAACCTCCAGTCTGATGCCGTGATGCCCCAGTTCATCATCGACAAGATCCCGACCGGTTTAAGTGGTCTGGTCATTGCGGGAGTTCTTTCCGCGGCCATGTCGTCGCTCAGTTCGAGCCTTAACTCGTTTGCGACAGTTGCCACGGTTGACTTCGTGCGCCCCTACTTCCTAAAGAATCGTACCGATGCCTATTACGCCTGGGTAGCTAGGGCACTGACACTGGTAGCCTCGGCGTTAATGTTCCTTATCGCTTTTGCTTTCACCTTCATCGAAAAGGAGAGCTTCTTTGACTTGTCGATGAAAATCATGGGGCTGCTCGGCGGTGTTGTCTTGAGCTTCTTTGTCTTGGGTATCTTCGCCCCGAAGGTCCAAAAGAAGCCACTCTGGCAGGCGTTCTCAGTGGCTATCTTCCTTAACTTTTACCTGCTCGGCATAGAATTGAAGTGGGTCGATAACTACCTTCCTTTCAGCATTCACCCATACTGGGTCATGGCGTTGGTTAACGCCGTTATGATAGTTCTGGCACTAATTCTCGCGATATTCCAGCAACCGAAAAAACCAACCCCGGACTCCCTATCCATTTTTGGCCGCCAAACGAACAATCCACTGCCAACCAGTCCGATTCACCGGGAGTAA
- a CDS encoding sulfatase-like hydrolase/transferase has translation MKAIIVMFDSLNRHMLQPYGCDWVKTPNFQRLAERTVTFDNSYVCSMPCMPARRDLHTARPNFLHRGWGPLEPYDDSVFEMLKAEGVHSHLVTDHYHYWETGGSNYHTKYNTFEFIRGQEGDPWQAQVANPPPPENAVGQNATNDAWHAQDLKNRAVMRDDAEFCQSKTFKAGKQFIRDNLKADNWLLQIETFDPHEPFFCPEKYKSLYREHYDNYDGPVFDWPPYRPVTETREAVEHAVFENASLISMCDQKLGDILDLMDDENLWEDTMLIVWTDHGFCLGEHESWGKCWMPFYQEIAHTPFFIWDPRSQVAGERRKALVQPAIDIGPTLLNYFGHMPTQDMLGQDLVPCIENDTSVRETAIFGIYGGQVNITDGRYVYMRAATPLNQPLNQYTLTPAHAATLFTPKELQAGMTLHAPFSFTKNCPVLKIPAASGIRATATGVRKVLQESCLYDIKEDPAQKTPIASDEIENRFLSAIKEHLQENDAPKEQYTRLELP, from the coding sequence ATGAAAGCCATTATTGTAATGTTCGATTCGCTCAATCGTCATATGCTGCAGCCCTATGGCTGCGATTGGGTGAAAACACCCAATTTCCAGCGTTTGGCGGAGCGGACGGTCACCTTTGACAACAGCTATGTCTGCTCCATGCCGTGCATGCCAGCCCGGCGTGATTTACATACCGCCCGCCCCAACTTTCTGCACAGGGGGTGGGGCCCGCTCGAACCTTACGATGATTCCGTGTTCGAAATGCTCAAGGCGGAGGGTGTTCACAGCCACCTGGTAACCGATCATTATCATTATTGGGAGACCGGCGGCTCCAACTACCACACCAAGTACAACACCTTTGAGTTTATCCGCGGACAGGAAGGAGACCCCTGGCAAGCGCAGGTCGCGAACCCGCCCCCGCCGGAGAATGCCGTCGGTCAAAACGCAACCAACGACGCCTGGCATGCGCAGGATCTGAAAAACCGGGCGGTCATGCGTGATGATGCCGAGTTTTGCCAAAGCAAAACCTTCAAAGCGGGTAAACAATTTATCCGGGATAACCTCAAGGCGGACAATTGGCTTCTGCAGATAGAGACGTTCGATCCGCATGAGCCCTTCTTCTGCCCGGAGAAATACAAAAGCCTCTACCGCGAGCATTATGACAACTACGACGGCCCCGTCTTTGACTGGCCGCCCTATCGCCCGGTTACGGAAACACGGGAGGCCGTTGAGCATGCGGTCTTTGAAAACGCATCGCTCATATCCATGTGCGATCAAAAGCTTGGGGATATCCTCGACCTGATGGACGACGAGAATTTGTGGGAAGACACGATGCTCATCGTCTGGACGGATCATGGCTTTTGCCTTGGCGAACACGAGAGCTGGGGCAAATGCTGGATGCCTTTCTACCAGGAGATTGCGCATACACCGTTCTTCATCTGGGACCCGCGCTCGCAGGTGGCAGGTGAGCGACGTAAGGCGCTCGTGCAACCGGCCATTGATATCGGACCGACTTTACTCAACTACTTTGGCCACATGCCCACGCAGGACATGCTGGGCCAGGACTTGGTCCCTTGTATCGAGAACGACACTTCCGTTCGGGAAACTGCGATTTTTGGTATCTATGGAGGCCAGGTAAATATCACCGACGGTCGATATGTTTACATGCGCGCCGCTACGCCCTTGAACCAGCCGCTCAATCAGTACACGCTCACGCCAGCTCACGCAGCGACGCTTTTTACTCCGAAGGAGCTCCAGGCCGGCATGACATTGCATGCCCCGTTCTCTTTCACAAAAAACTGCCCCGTGCTGAAAATTCCAGCCGCCAGCGGGATACGTGCGACGGCGACAGGCGTGCGCAAGGTGCTTCAGGAGTCTTGCCTGTACGATATTAAGGAGGACCCCGCTCAAAAAACGCCGATTGCATCCGACGAGATCGAAAATCGTTTCCTTTCGGCGATAAAAGAACATCTGCAAGAAAACGATGCTCCTAAAGAACAATACACACGCTTAGAACTACCGTAA